The Triticum aestivum cultivar Chinese Spring chromosome 5A, IWGSC CS RefSeq v2.1, whole genome shotgun sequence genomic sequence GAAACCACACACACGCGCACCCACTCACCACACCACTGCTCCTAAAAGTCAAGTCATGCTCCCTCGCCAAAGGCTGTTGGATCAGCCAGCTTGCCTTCAACGCTCCTCCTCTCGGCTCCAACCGACGGCCAGGCCATGGCAGTCAGCCAGTCGCCACCTGTCCGGCACAGAGAAAACCGTGTGCTTATATGGATGTGGCCGTGCCAAGGCTATAGGCGGCCACGCGCCTCCCGGAGAGAGCCGGCTCCGGCGGCCGGCGCGGCGGATCTTCGAACCCTCACGCCGTGTTGATGCAGCGATCAGAAACTTCAGAGGTGAGTGTCTTTTCAGACTTCGAGCGCGAGCCGCACCTCAGTCCTCAGCTGCTGCCGGAGGCAGAGGTGATGTGTCGATCCCCCGCAAGAAAAGAAGAGGTGATGTGTTGACGTGTCGTAcgtgctccctcctcctcgcagtGTGGGGGCCATCGGCGAATCTATTGCGGAATCCGAACTGCGTATCTCTCATCTTCACGCGTTCACCATAGTCTGAATGTTTATCGGAAGAAACACTAATTATAGTCTGAATGTTGCCGCACATACTTTTGCTACTTGCTAGGTCTCGTGGATTTTCAACGTTTTTCTATAGGAGTACTTTCATCATGTCCTCTGTGCTTCTGTAATGTGTCGGAAACTGTTCTGCTCTAAAAAGCTTTAAAAAACACCCCGTCTCAAAATAAATGTCTCgatacttattttgagacggagggattAACTTTTGATCTCTGATCTTTTTTAGAGCATCTTGAATATCTTTTTATCATGAAAATTTACACACAAATAGAACTTGTGACATGAAGGTGTCTTgactatttttttccagttttacTACTGGCGAGATTTGGTATCAGTTGCTTCGGATCCATTCAAGGGTTCAACGACGACAACTGCAACTCTAGGCGTTGGTctttagagcattactagtagaaccctcaagCCCTCAAACCCTTATagcagttttaagggttgagaagtgccagtttttgacacttttaagggttgaaaaacaggggcaaagactagaaccctcaaacccaacccgtaAACTGCTTTAAGGggttggatttgagggttctagtctttgcctcaaccccaacctttaaaactgtcatttcatatatcacacatttcatcacatttcatcatatgacatatcacAAATTCCTGAAAATTGGCTAAGTCTTAGAATTGTTCCGTTTTTTTAAACTCCACTTGGTTGTTTTTCGAAGGCTATAACTAATGTTATGTATTTCTAATGAAGACACTACATATAAGTGTTTTACTCTACATCAACAGTACTACAAGGCCATGCCACTAGATGGCATGAACAGCTCCTGCAACAGGTCCATTTACAGCTCTGAAGTAGTGAAGACAGTAAATCTGTTTTTCAGTTTCCTCTCTTAACAGAacatagacttttgtcatttttataGGAATTAAACCATGCCGTATTTGAATTTGGTCCAATGGAATAATTTGGAGGTTGTCATGTGTACTCCCCATACAAATTAATTTCAACGAAGTTAGactttgtttgaccatagttttgtTGCCATCCAGAGAGCTAAGAAGGTAGAAATAGCAAAAGCTAGCCagcgctacagtaacattcagttactgtagcagcgGCAGCAGAGTAGCGAAACGCAGCGGCAGGAACGGCGGCAAGCGCGGACACGAGCGGCCAAGCGCGTGTGCGGACGGGCAAGGGAGGCCACGGCGGTCGGGCACAGCGGCTAGCGGCGCACGGCATAGGGACGAGGACGTGCAGGGGCGTGGCCATGAGCGCGAGGGGAGGGGCGGACAGGCAAAAGCGAGCGAGGCGAGGGACAGCAGCCGTAAtgggcgagggaggggcagggcggGAGCCGCGGCCGGCgggagggcagggcggcggctcggCTTGGACCGCCTGGGCGACCGGGGCGCGGCTCCTCGAGGGGCGGCCGGTGGGAGGGCAGGGCGGGAGGGGAGGCGGGAGGGGGAGGCGGGAGGGcggccgggccgcggcggcgcaagggaggagggaggggacgccatggcggggaggaggaggcgcggccggggcggggaggcggcggggcggtgcgcgatggggcggggaggcggcggggcggtgcgCGACGGGGCGGGGAGGCGGAGGGGCGGCCGGGGCGGTGCGCGATGGGGCGCGGCGCGGCGGGAGGGCCGCCGGAGGCCGGCGGCGGCCGGATCTGGGGAGGGGAGCTGAAAACTCCCTCCCGCGCGAAGCTGACGAGAGAACCGGGTCGGGGAGGGGTTGGGCTGCCAACCCCTGTTTCTACAGGCTGGGAAGGAGAATAGGGGTTGAGCCTCTAAAAAAATTTAAGGGTTTAAGGGTTAAGGGGTTCTATTCTTTGCGATTTTTTCGTCTCAACCCGTAAAAAAGCGGTTATTTTTAAGGGTTTGAGGGTTTAGGGGtactactagtaatgctcttaggGCAGTGCATGAAGACTTCCGAGCTGTTATTGATAAGGTTAAGCCAGCCCCAATAAAGGAGCGGCGATAGCGGCATGGCGGTAGTGGCCGTTCTGCGGCAACCACCGAGCAAACCCTGCCCAATATGTCCGTCTCCGAAAACTATTGTGTTGAAACTGCAGTAGTCTAAACTAACAAGAACCACTCTCAAATTATATGCTTCACTGATCCAATCCTCAAAATAGCTATCCATATCGACATACTCAAAGTAAACGAGCCCACCAAGTTAAGTGACAATCCAAATAGGTTTGAGCTTTCAATCATCGGCTTAAACATTGTCTAGTCAGATATAGCAAATCTAGATAAAATCACCTCTCCTTTTTCTTCCTCTCTTGTCACATGTTGATCTGTTCTTTGTGTGCTCTTTGCTAGTGCAGCCAGCCAGCCACCACCATACAAgggtgaagtggctagggttttcttcttcctccttcacCAGGAAGCAATCCGCCCGCTGGATGCAACTGAGATCAACGACTCACATTGTGATAGACTTATGGGCTGGAGTTAGGTTGCCAACACATCACGTGGAGAGACTTGTCCCAACAAAAATACAAGCAAAGGTGTTGGAGGTGGGCTGCTTGTCGCATGTTGTGATGTCTCCCCGAGCAAGAAAATAATCCACCAGCAATTGGGGCATGCCGACTGCCAGCAATCCCCTTGTGGCCTTGACATTAGCCGCTTCAAGGACTACTTTCTCTCTAAAGCCTATGGGTGTCGGGGATTATGAAACCGTCATAAGGCCTTGTTTGAAACAATGGGATTTTAGGGCCTAAGGCCTTGTTCAGTTAAACCTCTCTTGaagaggattggaggggattgAGGGGGATTTTGACCTGTAGGGGATTTATTTTGTGGGATTTAATCTACTTCAATCCCCTTCCTTCCAATTGAACAAGCCCTAAGGGGGTCCCCTCACATCTCCGATCGCCTCAGTTCCCCTTCATTTCCCAGCCCCCCTCATCCCCAAGACCCATATCTACAAATATGCTATTTTGTAGGCACGGGTGGCTACATTTAAAAACTAGTagccttgtactccctccgtcccaaaaattttgtcttaaatttgtctaaatatggatgtatcaagtcacgttttagtattaggtacatccgtatctagacaaatctaagacaagaattttgggacggagagagtattaaGTAATAGGTATCCAATTCATATAATAAGCTGATGCAAATATCTGACACTGCATTAACATAATCTAATTATCACGTCCACACTAATGTAGTACACTAGCTTTGATCGTATGTCGTGTCCCACAATGACGCGACATGGATCATCACAAAAAAAAGACTCAAGTCCATTTAAAATTGAATTGAAGTCATCTATGCAACATCCAAGCATTGAGTCAAACAATGTAAACTTTGATTCACACCTTTTCAtgatttttaaagcatgaacaacACACACACTGTTCACCACTAAAAATCCACACATCTTCtttttttgtgtagctcacatgcTAACCTATTTCACCATCAAACTTTGCACACATGTAGAATTAAATTTAGCATTTCTTGGAACTTCAAAATGTAATTTCCGACCTATCATACCATAATGTGTTTCATACTATGCTTCTTCAAGACAAATATAAGTACCATGCCTTTCCTTTTTACATAAACCACCACGACGAATTTCATACTATGCTTCTTGAAGACGAAGAAGATGAAATTCGCTGTACCCCACCACTAATTGTGTGTTTGGCAACTAGTGGTGAGAATTTGAGGGAATCTTTTATCCCGTGTGAATTAACGGGGGACATGGAAAGATACGTGAGAATTGACCTTATTAATTCTCCCCTTTCCTCCTTAACTCATTTGCCATAGAACAAAACAATGTTTCATACCCCTTAAACTCACATCCATTATCACTAATTTCTCCAAACCAAACGTGTGACTTTCTACAAACAACATGTGGACACCCCTTTTATTTTTACACATGTTTATAAAAATGATCCAAATATATTGTAAAGGTTTACAAGAAATACAAAGCACTACAAACAGAATAAAAAATACATTGAGGTCCCTGGACCACCAAACAACCGCAACCATCGCCAGAACAAACTGTTGACGCGCTGGTGTCATCGCTCACATATTGGAGATGGCCTGACCCTGTCAATGAAAGCTAGGTAGTATTCATGCATGTTCTTCTAAGGACCAGCTCCCAGAGTTGCAGCCGACGTCGTTGAACTCTTGAATCGATCTAAAGAACCCGACGCCAAATCTTGTCATCGCGAACGCGACGAGAAACCTTAACCTTGTCGTCATGAGGAGTCGGCATGAATCTACGCCAGCTCCATCGAATCCATCCCGAGGGACAAACTCGAGGAGGATCAGAGCGTGAAAGGCCGACTCAATGATGAAGCTCTACCCATGCAAGGAGTAAAATCCTAACCTATCTACTAGCCCGAGCGAGGCACTAGGATTTTCCTTCTCACCATCACCCACCGGAGCAGCATGCACAAGGGGAGGCAAATCCACGAGCCCGTTGACAGAGATGAAGGGGAGAAAGGCCTTGCCCTAGTCGCCTTGCGAGCTGGGAAAGAAAACTTtaaagttttttttttctttatatGGTTTAACGGATTCTCTTACGCGTAGTGTCTGATTTTGAAGCATGTTTGGCTTGTAGAAAAAATTGGCTGGCCAATGTTTTGGCAAGGTAACATTTGGCAATGCACAAGTTTTCTAAAATTTGGCAACTTTATAGAAATTGAGAACAATTTAGTAGGCCTTTTTTTAGAGAGAGCAAGCGAATAATTTTTTTGAGAAACAAGAAGCAATTTAGTAGGCAACCAGTTGATAATATTATTTTTTTGAAATGcgattgatttttttttttgagaagataAAATGCGATTGATAATATTTATCCTGCCCACAGGCGATGTCTACCTCTCACATGGACTTGATGGGCTTGCAATGTTCAACACATAAAATACCCGCCTTGCTGGACCGGGCCAGCGATGGGCTGTCCAACAACGCCCATAACCCCTCGAAGGTTCTAGCAGTCTCCAGCCTGCCACATCTCCACCGTCCGACACCCAACCAACGTCCGGATACGCCGCCACGGCCTTTATATCCGCTTTTCCAGATGCTACTGGAAGAAGCATCCAAAACAAAAACAAATCTGCCGTGCTCCACCTTCTGCTCCCCCTCCGGCTACGGCGGCGCTGATCTCCGGtaagccgccgcctcctcccgtaATATCCTAGATCTATACATGCATGTGTAGGGTCGAACGGATTGGGTTGCCCGTGCCCGCGCATCACGCTCGTTCTTTTTTCTCTCGGTTCGAACGGATCGGATTGATTGACGATGCTTTCGTGTGTCTTCTCTGTCGATTCTTATCAGGTCGGGAGATAGGTTCTTCCCCCCTCGCGAATCGAAGAGATAAATAAAAGTTATGGATTAGTCTTTACCTTCGTTTAGTTCCGTTTTCTTTCGATCTGATCCGGAATTTAAGTGCCTGCTGATTTTGAAGGTTCCACCGGAATTGGGATGAGTTGCTTGCAGTATCTACTCATGACAAGTTCTTGTTCCCCCTCCTTTGAGTGTTTATCCGTTAATCTTGGCTGCAATCTCGTGTGTGTGATTTGTGATTCGTGTGATGGGAGTGCAGAGATCTCTAGCTTTTCTGCGGGGGCGCGAATCCGGGGGGCGGCGCCATGGCCGAGCACCTCGCGTCGATCTTCGGCACGGAGAAGGACCGCGTGAACTGCCCGTTCTACTTCAAGATCGGCGCGTGCCGGCACGGCGACCGCTGCTCCCGCCTGCACAACAAGCCGTCCGTCTCGCCCACGCTGCTGCTCTGCAACATGTACCAGCGCCCCGACATGATCACCCCGGGCGTGGACGCGCAGGGCAACCCCATCGACCCCGTCAAGATCCAGGGCGACTTCGAGGACTTCTACGAGGACATCTTCGACGAGCTCAGCAAGCACGGCGAGGTCGAGAACCTGCACGTCTGCGACAACCTCGCCGACCACCTCATCGGCAACGTCTACGTGCAGTTCAGGGAGGAGGACCAGGCCACCAAGGCGCTCCAGGCGCTGCAGGGGAGGTTCTACTCGGGCCGCCCCATCATTGCTGAGTTCTCGCCCGTCACCGACTTCCGGGAGGCCACCTGCCGGCAGTTCGAGGAGCACAACTGCAACCGTGGAGGGTACTGCAACTTCATGCATGTCAAGGAGATTGGCAGGGACCTGAGGAAGAGGCTGTATGGGCACCTGCATAGGTCCAGGAGGAGCCACAGCAGGAGCAGCCGGAGCCCGAGCCCCTACCGTCACCACGCCAGGGACCGTGATCGCTCCTCGCGGTCTAGGGACCGTGGCGACTACTATGGAGGCAGCCTGGACCGTGGTGACTACGGCGACTACTACCACCATAGCCGGAGGAGCAGCGAGAGGAACCGCAACTATGACAGCGATGGGAGCAGGCTGCGCCGGCGACACAGGTCTAGGACTAGGAGCCCGGTCAGGGAGGGCAGCGAGGAGAGGAGGGCGAAGATCGAGCAGTGGAACCGTGAAAGGGAGGCGCCTGCCAGGCAGGGCAGCGAGGAGAGGAGGGCGAAGATCGAGCAGTGGAACCGTGAGAGGGAGACGGCGCAGGCGTGAGATCTCCGGTCTTACTGCAGGTTGCACTGTTGCCTTGTTCACCGGATGTTCTGCTTGCTTGTCTGATCTTGTAATGGTAGATGGAGTTAGATTGTGGTCCTAGTGAACTTACTCGGATGCCTGATGTAACATCTTCAGTGTGGTTCTTGTTGAACTTCCTCTTTAGATTTGTTGATGGTATAGTGTGTTCAATCTTCGCCCTCGGATGCCTGATTGTATTTGGTGTTGAACTTGTTATTGTTATGATTATATAGTGTGTTCCCTGAATGTTCCTTTGCTCACATTCCATGTTTCAGTCTAAATGCATTGGGGATTGCATTTTTGTACCACTTGACATCAACTTATATTCCATCAGATTTCCTGCCAGTTTAAAAGGCAGAGGCAGAGTTTAGCACTCATGGTGCAGTTAGAAATCTAATCTAGCTTGTGTTGTTGATTTTTATCCTCGCCAAAATCAGACCGTCGCAGATAATTTCCCCGTTTCAGGTTCAGGTAGATGTGGAAAACTTTTTCTCATGTACGCATTGCTATGTGAAAACAAGTTCAGCATTCGGCGGATTGCTTTGCTCACGAAGCTTGTTCGAGTGCAAGTGCAATGGGAACTGAATTTTGCATCACTCGAGATCACCAACTCAGGTTTCTTGTACGAATCTTGATCTTTTTACTACGGAGCCCAGCTTCTTAGACAAGTTCACAGGAACTTCTACACTGGTCAATTTAGTTGCTTGAGATCAAAAGACCTGAAGGTTCGTCATGTGTAAGCAATGGTCAATTCAGTCATACGTGACCAGCTCAACTCCAGTGTTCTGTTGTGCAGTTCAGCACAAAGTCATTTCAATGGTCATCCAAAATCATTTGTTCGTGACGACGTAATAATGCTAGCTCCAAAGGGGAGacgttcttcttttcttttcagaAAAAGAAGTATACGAAAGAGGAAGTCCATAGAGGAGAGCTGCCGGTCTCACTGGGCTGGCGGCCTGGCGCGCGCATGAACCCATCGTAGAGGCTTTTCAAAGTCGCTACAGCTTGCAGCATCTATATAAGGCAGCGCCATAGGGTCCTAATCTATCGCTTACAACAAGCTCGTCTGGCAATTCACAAACCTGAAACCCACTTCCTACGCAAACCAGTTTGCTCCAATGGCGTCCCAGCTGGTCGAGAGCCACCGCGCCGGGGCCGAGGTCATCAAGGGGGGCGAAGTCTGCAAGAAGAAGCCCGTCGAGCTCCTTGAAGAGCTCGGCCTCCCGAAAGGCCTCTTTCCAATGGGCGACATCGAGGAGATCGGGTACAACCCGCTCGCGGGTTCGTGTGGATGCTTCAGAAGAAGAAGAGCGAGCACACCTTCAAGAAGATCGAGCAAACCGTCTCCTACGACACCGAGGTGACCGCTTTTGTGGAGAAGGGCAAGATCAAGAAGGTCACCGGGGTGAAGATCGAGGACGTGTCTTTGGTCGAGGTCTATGTGGATGAGTCTTCTGCTGATAAGGTCACCGTGAAGGCCGACACCGGTCTGTCTGATACCCATGATGCAGCCGCGTTCGCTCTCGGAGAATAGGGAGCTAAATAGAAATGTCACAAAATAATAAAGTCAGTGAATGGTTCGACACTATGGTTCGCATGTTATGCAGAAGTATCTTTCCGTTTTCTTGTAAGCTCAAGGCTGCTGCGTGAATGTTGTTCCCTTTCGGCCTGTAAGCTTTCGACAGTGAAATGAATAATTGCAATTATAGTTTTATACCCCCTCCTCTATCCCACATCGATGACTCTCAACTTCCATCTCAGAGAATGGTTCAGAATCCTCAGATCGATGTGAATTTTTTTTTTCTTAAGCacatatttgtatgtgaaaacaaATTCTTCTCTCAAATGCTATTTTGTAGCATTAGAAGAACACCGagaaaaaggcaaaggaaaaaaatGGGACAAAAGCAGAAACCAAAGCAAGCCTGAACTAATCAAAATCTAAGAACTAGCAAAGAGAATGACACAACCAACACAGAGCAAAGTTCATACTGCTATGGTTGAGGCTGCATGATCCACAGATTAATTTCTCTTTCTGAGTTCAGGTTGAAGTGAAAACAAGTTGCTTTAATGTTCCATCATTATATCTTTAAGGCTTGGCTTCAGACAACATAAAACGGAAAGAACTCATCATGCCAACCCTCCACTCAGTTGAGAATGGAAAGGGTTAGAAATTAGTTAGTTTGAGGCTAAGTTTGTGACTGTTGAACTGCTAAATTATTTGACAATTCGATGTGGAAAATAGCTATAAAAAGGCTAAGTTTGTGATTGCTAATCAATGGAATATATTTTATTAATTTAGAGAGGAAAAAAATCTGTAAAATATGCAAAAGTAAGTTATTGCAAGTAGTTAAATAGGCAAAAATAATTCGGTGAATGGAAGGTTTTTGGTCACCAGGAACCCTAATATTTGGAACATGATCATAAGCACATTAATTCACTGCATATTTTGAACTCTAGTACTAAATGTTGCACATTAAACATGAAACGACATAACTTAAAACACTACTACGATCATATTTTTTATCGCTCCTCACGGTCTAGGGACCATGGCGATTAGCCGATTACTATGGAGGCAGCTTGGACCACGGCGGCTATGGTGACTACTACCACCATAGCCGGAGGAGCAGGGAGGGCAGCGAGGAGAGGAGGGCGAAGATTGAGCGGTGGAACCGTGAAAGGGAGACGGCGCAGGCGTGAGATCTCCGGTCTGACTGCAGGTTGCCTTGTTCACTGGATGTTCTGCTTGCTTGTCTGATCTTGTAATGATAGATGGAGTTATATTGTGGTCCTAGCAAACTTACTCGGATGCCTGATGTAACATCTTCAGTGTGGTTCTTGTTGCACTTCCTCTTTGGATGTGTTGACGGAACATATTTGGTTTTGAATTTgttattgttatgatgattataGTGTTCTCTGAATGTTCCTTTGTCGGCATTCGGTGCAATGCTTTGCTCACATACCTTGAGGATTGCTTTTTTGTATCACTCGACATCAACTTATGTTCCATCTGAATTCCTGCGAGTTAAATGGAACAGAGGTTAGCACTCGAGGCTAAGTTGCAGATGGAAAACTTTGGCAGATGGTGCATATAGACATCTAATCTAGCTTGTCAGCTTGCGGCATTGTGACTTGGTACGGACCCCAGCTTCTTAATTACTATACAAGATCACTGGGACTTCTACTCTCTGGTCAATATAGTCGCTCGAGATCAAAAGACTTGAAGATTCTTCTTGTGTAAGCAATGGCCAATTTAGTCATCCTTGACCAGTGTTCTGCTGTGGAGTTCAGCATAAGGCATTTCAATGGTCAGATATGGCTGGACGTAATGAGCTAACTTCAGAGGGGGGACGTTCATCTTTTTCCTTCAAAACAAGAAGTATCTAAGAGAAGTCCACATAGGAGAGCTGCCGGTCTCAATGGGTTGGCGCGGGCGCAGCCGCGCATGAATCCATCCTAGAGGCCTTTAGGAGCCGTTACAGTTTGCACCATCTATATAAGGCAGCACCATCAGATCCTGATCTATCAAGTACCACAAGCTCATCTACCAATTCACAAACCTAGAAAACCACTCCAAAGCAAACAAGTACCAGCTAAGAAGGAGCTCAAATGGCGTCCCAGCTGGTTGAGAGCCACCGTGCCGGCGCCGAGGTCCACAAGGGGAACGATATCTGCAAGAAGAAGACCGTCGAGCTTCTCGAAGTGCTTGGCCTCCCGAAAGGCCTCTTTCCTATGGATGACATCGAGGAGGTCGGGCACAACTGTGAGAGTGGGTTCGTGTGGATActtcaaaagaagaagaaagagcacATGTTCAACAAGCTCAACCAGACCGTCTCCTACGACACTGAGGTGACCGCTTTTGTGGAAAAGGGCAAGATGAAGAAGGTCACCGGGGTCAAGGTCGAAGAGTTTTCTTTGGTCGAGGTCTATGTAGATGAGTCTTCTGCTGATAAGGTCACCATCAAGACCGACACCGGTCTGTCTGACACCCATGATGCGGCCGTGTTCGCTCTCGGAGAATAGGGAGCTACTAGTTAAAAATGCCAGAATAATAAAGTCAGTGAATGGTTCGGCACTGCAGTTCACATGTTATGCAGAAGTATATGTTTCCGTTTTCTTTGTAATCTAATAAAGGCTGTTGCATGAATGTTGCTTCCTTTAAGCCCATGTTATGCAGAAATTTATGTTTCTGTTTTCTTTGTAATGTAGTAAAGGATGTTGCATGAATGTTGCTTCCTTTCAGCCTGTAAGCGTACACCAAATGTAATGAATAACACTTATACCGCCTCCTATATCCCACATCGACCACTCTCAACTTCCCACTGTGGTCCCTATCTTTGTGTGAGAGAGAATAAGGGCCTTATCAACAAATAATTAAGCAAGGCTTTGAAATACAACATGAACCGTGACATGCATAGAACAAATCTAATTTTGATTCTCGATATCTGGATTTTCATGTTGATTTTAACATTTCATAATTTTAGATGTATGTTATAGCAGTGTCTAAAAAAATATCAACAGCAAGGCTCAAATGGAAACACTGTGGAACAGTTTCCTGTTTTGTTTATTTTAATTTTCTCGCTAATATCAAATAATCGGAGTTTATTTCCACATTTATGGTTCAAATCGATGTGAAAAACTATCGTTTTAGACACATATTTTTATGCGAAAACAAGTTCTTgtcttgatttttttttcttgtgTTGACAGATTGCTGAGAAAATGCAAAGGAACAAAAGAGAACAAAAGCAGAAACCAGAGCAAGCCAAAACTAGCCAAAATTTAGGAACTAGTAAAAGAGAATGGCAAAGCCAACACAGAGCAAAACTCCTACGGCTACGGTTGAGGATTAAATTATTTTCCAATTCTAAGTTGAGATTGATGTGAAAACAAGTTGCTCAAGATATTTTTAATGTTCCACCATTACATCTCTAAAGATTTGGTTACAGACAACATAAAACGGAAAGCACTCATCATGCCACAATCCTCTACTCAGTTGAGAACGGGAAGGATTAGAAATTAGTTAGTTTGAGGCTAAGTTTGTGACTGTTGAAATGCTAAGTTATCTTACAATTTGATGTGGAAAATACCTATAAAAAGGCTAAGTTTGTGATTGCTAAACTatggatttttttttcaatttagtGAGGAAAAACAGCCATGAAATATGCAAAAGTAAGCTATTCCAAACATTTTAATAGGCAAAAATAATTCTGTGAATGGAACTACCAAAATCTAGGACGATGCCAAGCTACTCTATTCTTTAATAGCATTTTTTTAACGAGGCAGAAGACTTGTTATTgtcattaattaagaagagagtGAGAAATGCCCGCTTGACTAACGAGAAACCAGGTTAGAATCGATACAACCTAACCCACATAACATGAGCACCAGCGACCCGATCTGGCCACTCACAAGAAGACCACGGAGGATGGTTACAACAGAATATTGAAGAGGTACATGGCCACGTGACTTTAACACTAAACCTGATGTTGGACGCTTGCTCTAGACATGTTAGGGATCAACTCCTTGTGCTTTGGCGATCATGGTAGTTCACCAGATGAGACAAAAGGCTTAGGGTTTTTCCGCCTCTCGCCAGCATCGCCCCGTCTCCAATGGCCCTAGAGCCATTTGAGAGCGGTGGATCCCGGCCATTTGAGAGCCAGTTGTTTATTggagttttcttagggtttgtgtcTTGCTCAGAAAGGTGAGTCGATGGTGGCTCCCTAAAGATGGAATAAAATTATCACCGCCTAGCCCTCGTCCCGGTGATGCATCTAGCATTGTCGATGGGTGTGTTAAagtgtgtctccggtggatctatCTTGGTGGATCTGGTCgtcgttcgtctacgttcgtgtgttttcaaattggatccttccgatctacgctactcttaATCTGCGGCGGTTGcagttctggtgcgctgg encodes the following:
- the LOC123107254 gene encoding uncharacterized protein, translated to MASQLVESHRAGAEVHKGNDICKKKTVELLEVLGLPKGLFPMDDIEEVGHNCESGFVWILQKKKKEHMFNKLNQTVSYDTEVTAFVEKGKMKKVTGVKVEEFSLVEVYVDESSADKVTIKTDTGLSDTHDAAVFALGE
- the LOC123104186 gene encoding splicing factor U2af small subunit A, which codes for MAEHLASIFGTEKDRVNCPFYFKIGACRHGDRCSRLHNKPSVSPTLLLCNMYQRPDMITPGVDAQGNPIDPVKIQGDFEDFYEDIFDELSKHGEVENLHVCDNLADHLIGNVYVQFREEDQATKALQALQGRFYSGRPIIAEFSPVTDFREATCRQFEEHNCNRGGYCNFMHVKEIGRDLRKRLYGHLHRSRRSHSRSSRSPSPYRHHARDRDRSSRSRDRGDYYGGSLDRGDYGDYYHHSRRSSERNRNYDSDGSRLRRRHRSRTRSPVREGSEERRAKIEQWNREREAPARQGSEERRAKIEQWNRERETAQA